CCCGGCGGGACCTGGCGGCGCTGCGCGACCTGTCCGCCGGCCGGTTGCGGGTCGGCGCGTTCCCCACGGCGGTCGCCGCGCTTGTGCCACGTGCTCTGGCCAGCTTCAGGTCCGAGCATCCCGAGGTGGCCCTGTCGCTGGTCGAAGGGCTCACGCCGGGGCTGCTGGAGCGTCTGGTCGACGGCGACGCCGACATCGCCGTGGTGAGCGCCGCGTCGGACAAGCCGCTCGACGGCGACCAGTTCGACCTGCACCACCTCGTCGACGAGACGCTTCTGGTGGCTGTTCCCCGGACGCATCGGCTCGCCCACCGGCGGACCATCCGTCTGCGCGACCTGGCCGACGAGTCGTTCATCGCCGGCTCGGCGACCGCCGAGGAGACCCTGCTGCGGGCGACCCTACCGGCGGGTTTTCGCCCGCGCATCGACATCGTCGCGGCCGAGTGGACCGGCAAGCTCGGCTGTGTCGCGGCAGGCCTGGGCGTCGCGCTGGTGCCGGCCCTGGCCGTACGCGCCGCTCCATCCGACCTGACTCTGCTCCGCCTGCACCCCGACGACGTCTCTGTCCGGCGGATCTTCGCCGCGACCGTCGCCGGGCGGAGCCGACCACCGGCGGTGCGGCGGTTCCTCACCCATCTGGACCGGGCGGCGGGCCTGAGTGAAGCGGGCGGGTGACGCGGACCGCCGAGTGGCGGTCCGCGTCCCGGCGTCAGCCGCCAATGGTGTCGAGCTCTTCGATCGCGTCGGCCGGCAGCTTCAGGTCGGCAGCGGCGATGTTCTCCCGCAGGTGCGCCAGCGTCGAGGTGCCCGGGATCAGCACCGTGGTGGGGGAGCGCTGGAGCAGCCACGCCAGGGCGACCTGCTGCGGCGACGACCCCACCCGGGCGGCCACGTCGTTGAGCGTGTCGGACTGCAACGGCGTGAAACCGCCGAGCGGGAAGAACGCGGCGAACGCGATGTTCTCCGCCGCGCACCGGTCCACCAGGGCGTCGTCCTGTCGGTTGGCGAGGTTGTAAAGGTTCTGGACAGTGACCACCGGGGCGATGGCCTGGGCCTCGCTCAGCTGGTCGAGCGTGACGTTGCTGAGCCCGAGGTGCCGGATCAGCCCTTCCTGCCGCAGTTCGGCGAGGGCGCCGAACTGCTCGGAGAGGGGATCGTCGCCGGTGCCCTCCGCCACACCGACCCGCAGGTTGACCACGTCGAGGACGTCCAGGCCGAGGTGCTGGAGGTTGTCCCGGACCTGGGCCTTCAGTTCGTCCGGCTCGAGCGCCGGGATCCAGGAGCGGTCGGCGCCGCGGCGCGCGCCGACCTTGGTGACCAGGTGCAGATCCTCGGGGTACGGGTGCAGCGCCTCGCGGATCAGCTCGTTCACCACCACCGGGCCGTAGAAGTCGCTGGTGTCGATGTGCCGGACACCGAGGTCGACGGCCTCGCGGAGCACGGCGATCGCCTGCTCGCGGTCGCGGGGCGGGCCGAAGACACCCGGGCCGGCCAACTGCATAGCTCCGTAGCCCATCCGGCTGAGGGTGAGGCCGTCAGCCAGGGTCAGGGACCCGCCGGGAAGGTTCTCGCTCATGTCGTCCTCTATCCGTGATCGGAGTGGATATGCGTCGACTGTGCGTCGGGGATCAGCCGGCCGGCAGGGCGAGCTGTTCCTGGTAGTGACACAGCCAGTCACCGGGCGGCCCGGCGATCTACCGTCGGTCTCATGGACGCGACGAACCCGCTCGGCGACTTTCTGCGTGCCCGCCGGGAGCAGACCCGGCCCGAGGACGTCGGGCTCGGCCCGGGAGTGGGCCTGCGCCGGGTGCCGGGGCTGCGGCGCGAGGAGGTGGCGATGCTGGCCGGGATCAGCGCCGACTACTACCTGCGGTTGGAGCAGGGCCGCGAGCGGCATCCGTCGGTGCAGGTCCTCGATGCCCTGGCCGGGGTGCTGGGGTTGGACCCGGAGGCGACCGCGTACATGATCGGGCTGAGCCGTGCGCGGTCGCGCCGGGCCGCCCGGCCGGCCGCTGACCGGGTGCCGGCCAGCATCCTGCACCTGCTGCGGGAGCTCGACATGCCGGCCTTCGTGCAGAACCGCTACCTCGACATCCTGGCCTCGAACCCGATGGCGAGGGCACTGTCGCCGAATCTCGCCCCGGGCGCCAACCGACTACGCGCGGTGTTTCTGGACCCGGCCGAGCGGGAGCTGTTCCGCGACTGGCGGCAGGCGATGCAGAGCGTGGTGGGGCAGATGCGCGCCGACTCGGGCGGGGCCACCGACGACCCCCGGTTGACGGCGTTGGTGGGGGAGCTGTCACTCAAGAGCGACTGCTTCCGCCGGTTGTGGGCGCGTCACGAGGTGCGTCGGCGGGAGGGCGTGGTCAGCCGGCTGCGTCATCCCGAGGTGGGTGACCTCGACCTGTACTGCGACAAGCTCGCGGTCGCGGGCGCCGACGGGCAACTGCTGGTGATCTACCACGCCGAGCCGGGTACGGAGTCCGCACGCTCGTTGGCGCTGCTCGGCTTGATCGCCGCCAGCACCCCGGACGACACCCCGGACAGTCTCCGACCCGGTGACCCGGCCCGGCTCTACCCGTCGGAGTGAGCTGACTCGGTAGGGATGTGCTCGTAGCGCTTGCGCATGGCCTCGCTGGCGGCCGGGCCGGCGGCGAAGACGAAGTCGGCGTCGTCGAGCGGACGCCCGGTGCTGCGATCCACGATCACCGGGTCGGCCTCCACGCCGGTGTTCCGGTCGACCAGGATCATGCTGCGCTCGCTCGGGTCGAGGCGTGAGTTGCCCCAGGCGGCGAGGGCGACGACGACGGGCCGCAGGCTGCGACCGAGGTCGGTGAGGACGTACTCGTAGCGGTCGGGCCTGGTCTGGTAGCGGCGTCGTTCGAGCAGCCCCTGCCCCGTCAGGGTCTTGAGTCGGCTGGTCAGGATGCTGGACGAGACGCCCAGGTTGGCCTGGAACTGATCGAACCTGGTGTAGCCGTCGAAGGCGTCATGCAGGATCAGCAGCGTCCACCACTCGCCCACGTGGCCCAGTGCGCTCGACAGCGGACATTCGCGGTCCTCCAGCCGGATCTTCCCTGCCACGGGTGTGCCCTTCTCCGAGTCGGTGCAGTCGGTGCTAGTGTCGAAGTTAGTAGGTGCTATTTCAGCAGTAACTATACGACGTCCTCGCGACGTCGGCTTCCTGCTGCCCAGCCACGTCCGGGAGGAACGCGACACCATGACCGCCACCCAGGCCGCACCGGCCATCATCCGCCGCTATTTCGAGCTGGCCGGCCAGCCCGACTCGGAGGACTACTTCCGCCTCTTCGCCGAGGACGCCGTGGTCGAGGACGAGTCGACCGAGTACCGGGGCATCGAGGCCATCCGCCGGTGGCGTCGAGCCGTGCCGCTGGTGTCGTACGAGATCACCGACATCGAGGAGACTCCCGCTGGCACGATCGTGACCGCGACGATCACCGGCGACTTTCCCGGCAGTCCCTTCGCCGGGCTCCGCTACCGCTTCGGTGACTACGACGAGAGCGCGATCCGGGCCCTGCGGATCGCGCCCTGACCATCACACACGTGTCCGGCAGGCCTCGCCACCGGTGCGTATGCAGTCGAGGGCCCCGAGGGCGTACGGTGGACACGTCGCCCGGGATCCCGGTGGCCGCCAGACGCCGTCGCCACCAGCCCATCAGGGGCGTTACCGATCGTCATCCCCGTCGCCGCGACTCTTTGGCCGTGTCGGCCGATCGCCGAGCACGTGCCGGCTGTCGGGTTCCGCCGTCATCGCGGTCGGAACAGTTGGTGGTCCGGATCCGACGCACGCATGCACACCACTGTCCGTGCGAATGATCGTTTTGAACACCCAACCAGGGGGAGCACCAGATGAGGATCGCCAGGGACAGGATCGTCACCGCACTTCGCGACCGGGGCCAGCAGGCCCGGGCCGACTGGGTCGAGCGCGAACTGCCGGAGCGCGTGGACCCGGCGAAGCACTCCGGGCTGCTCGCCACCCTGCACCTCAACCCAGCTGATCTCGTCGACGCGTCCTCCCCTTGAGGGTTGCGCTGCTCGGACCGGTCGCCTGGCGTACGCCCCCGCACCACTACGGGCCGTGGGAGCAGGTGACCGGCCTGCTCGCCGAGGGGCTGGTCAGCCGCGGCGTGGACGTGACGCTCTTCGCGACACTGGACTCCGTCACCTCCGCCCAGCTCGACGGAGTCTGCCCACGGGGGTACGCGGACGACCCCGACCTGGACGGTCGGGTGTGGGAGGCGATGCACGTCTCCCACGCGATGGCCCGCTCGGCGCAGTTCGACGTGGTGCACAGCCACCTGGACTGGCTGCCCCTGGCCTTCGCGGAACACTGCCGGGCACCGCTGCTGACCACGGTGCACGGCTTCTCCGGCGCGGGGATCCTGCCCGCCTACGGCCGAGCCCGATCGTCGTACGTGTCGATCTCCGACGCCGACCGGGCACCGGAGCTCGACTACGTTGCCACGGTGTACCACGGCGTCGACGTCGGCGGTCTGCCGTTCACCGACAAGGCCGGCCCCGGGCTGGCCGCCTTCGGCCGGATCCACCCGGACAAGGGCACCCACACCGCTATCGAGATCGCCCGCCGCGCCGGCCGGCCGCTGACCATCTGCGGGATCGTGCAGGACGAGCGGTACTTCGCCGAAGAGGTGGCACCGCACATCGACGGTGACCAGGTCGTCTTCCTCGGGTCGGTGGGCCCGCAACGGCGTGCCGAGGTGCTGGGCGAGAGCACCGCGCTGCTGCACCCGATCGCCTTCGACGAGCCGTTCGGGCTGTCGGTCGTGGAATCGATGGTCTGCGGCACCCCGGTCGTCGCCTATCGGCGGGGGTCCATGCCCGAGGTGGTCGACGAAGGGGTGACGGGCCTCCTCGTCCACACCGTCGACCAGGCCGTCGAGGCGATCACCCGGGCCGCCGACCTCGATCGGGCGGAGTGTCGGGCGCAGGCTTTGAAGCGCTTCAGCGCCGACCGGATGGTCACCGACTATCTCGCGGTCTACGACCAGCTCGTTCGTAACTGACTCAGCCGCACACCTCTTCGTTCCGCCGGTCACACACGCTGACCGGCGTGCGCCGTTCCCGCGTGAGGCTCACCGCGTACTCCTGTGGTGGGCCGACAACCGGAAGGCACGACGTTCATGCCCAGCTACGGCTTCCTCAGCACCCACCCACCGACCCGGTGCGGCCTGGCCACGTTCAACGCCGCCCTCGCCGCCCAGCTCACCGCCGACGGCACCCACGGCGGCATCGTCCGGGTCACCGATCACGGCGACGACCAACGGCCCACCCCAGGGGTCGTGCACACCTGGTCGGCGCGGGACCCGTCCGGCTGGCGGGACGCGGCGGCCGCCCTCAACGCGTACGACGTGGCGATCGTCCAGCACGAGTACGGCATCTACCCCGGCACCGACGGCGAGGAGGTCCTGCCGTTGCTGCGGCGCCTCAGCGTGCCGAGCATCGTGGTCCTGCACACCGTCCTCAGCCAGCCCTCCGCCCGGCAGAAATCCCTGCTGGAGCAG
This portion of the Micromonospora zamorensis genome encodes:
- a CDS encoding nuclear transport factor 2 family protein, with amino-acid sequence MTATQAAPAIIRRYFELAGQPDSEDYFRLFAEDAVVEDESTEYRGIEAIRRWRRAVPLVSYEITDIEETPAGTIVTATITGDFPGSPFAGLRYRFGDYDESAIRALRIAP
- a CDS encoding helix-turn-helix domain-containing protein, with protein sequence MDATNPLGDFLRARREQTRPEDVGLGPGVGLRRVPGLRREEVAMLAGISADYYLRLEQGRERHPSVQVLDALAGVLGLDPEATAYMIGLSRARSRRAARPAADRVPASILHLLRELDMPAFVQNRYLDILASNPMARALSPNLAPGANRLRAVFLDPAERELFRDWRQAMQSVVGQMRADSGGATDDPRLTALVGELSLKSDCFRRLWARHEVRRREGVVSRLRHPEVGDLDLYCDKLAVAGADGQLLVIYHAEPGTESARSLALLGLIAASTPDDTPDSLRPGDPARLYPSE
- a CDS encoding winged helix-turn-helix transcriptional regulator, whose translation is MAGKIRLEDRECPLSSALGHVGEWWTLLILHDAFDGYTRFDQFQANLGVSSSILTSRLKTLTGQGLLERRRYQTRPDRYEYVLTDLGRSLRPVVVALAAWGNSRLDPSERSMILVDRNTGVEADPVIVDRSTGRPLDDADFVFAAGPAASEAMRKRYEHIPTESAHSDG
- a CDS encoding LysR family transcriptional regulator — encoded protein: MQLNALQVFRAVAEHGSITAAARSLRYTQSAVSRQIAALEAETGSPLLDRMPRGVALTEQGRCLLGHAEAVLDRLDTARRDLAALRDLSAGRLRVGAFPTAVAALVPRALASFRSEHPEVALSLVEGLTPGLLERLVDGDADIAVVSAASDKPLDGDQFDLHHLVDETLLVAVPRTHRLAHRRTIRLRDLADESFIAGSATAEETLLRATLPAGFRPRIDIVAAEWTGKLGCVAAGLGVALVPALAVRAAPSDLTLLRLHPDDVSVRRIFAATVAGRSRPPAVRRFLTHLDRAAGLSEAGG
- a CDS encoding glycosyltransferase family 4 protein, translating into MRVALLGPVAWRTPPHHYGPWEQVTGLLAEGLVSRGVDVTLFATLDSVTSAQLDGVCPRGYADDPDLDGRVWEAMHVSHAMARSAQFDVVHSHLDWLPLAFAEHCRAPLLTTVHGFSGAGILPAYGRARSSYVSISDADRAPELDYVATVYHGVDVGGLPFTDKAGPGLAAFGRIHPDKGTHTAIEIARRAGRPLTICGIVQDERYFAEEVAPHIDGDQVVFLGSVGPQRRAEVLGESTALLHPIAFDEPFGLSVVESMVCGTPVVAYRRGSMPEVVDEGVTGLLVHTVDQAVEAITRAADLDRAECRAQALKRFSADRMVTDYLAVYDQLVRN
- a CDS encoding oxidoreductase; its protein translation is MSENLPGGSLTLADGLTLSRMGYGAMQLAGPGVFGPPRDREQAIAVLREAVDLGVRHIDTSDFYGPVVVNELIREALHPYPEDLHLVTKVGARRGADRSWIPALEPDELKAQVRDNLQHLGLDVLDVVNLRVGVAEGTGDDPLSEQFGALAELRQEGLIRHLGLSNVTLDQLSEAQAIAPVVTVQNLYNLANRQDDALVDRCAAENIAFAAFFPLGGFTPLQSDTLNDVAARVGSSPQQVALAWLLQRSPTTVLIPGTSTLAHLRENIAAADLKLPADAIEELDTIGG